The following coding sequences lie in one uncultured Mailhella sp. genomic window:
- a CDS encoding LysM peptidoglycan-binding domain-containing protein, which translates to MKIGKLCCLPLAGMAVLMMLSACGKQQTVESPDLLASQARQEAVDLGSLSSLTSAEKKAYSSTSKLDKNLSPGMERQVRYHFVKYSRERRGTMENFLRNSIPYLNYTKSVFRSRGLPEDLAYLAYLESGYNPMAVSRSNAVGMWQFISSTGRSYGLRQDWWMDERRDPYRSTEAAASYLARLYDIFHDWHLAVASYNGGEGKIGRAKEATGANKLHEIIQKNDTLDYKLQLREETALYVPRFLAISKIMRNAETLGLQPSSPDDEHPVLLPVSPVSVRSATDLVELSRRLGMNWKEFQAYNPHFLRSISPAGRTSTAYVPRNKEALARRVLSGTVSGAGWRYYTVRRGDTYAKVSSRTGVPASVIRQLNPGSLKRGSQLRLPANGRNLPAVVPAAPSRDTAIASNSGRRTSVSASKGGDHASSALAELKGRRASVRSVPATYKVQSGDTLTAIARKYDMDLDDLYAANGGADKLDTLRVGQVIRLSAPVAVASKSAPARRSAPSLASHTVQSGETAYAISRKYNITFAELAAVNGGAEALGSLSPGQVLKIPAGKTTAVAQNNTRQASPARRVQTQAPARKSASSIAEYSVQNGETLWSISRKFNMKPMELLALNGMDQSTRVKVGDTVKVIRNK; encoded by the coding sequence ATGAAAATTGGCAAACTGTGCTGCCTTCCCCTTGCGGGAATGGCAGTGCTGATGATGCTTTCCGCCTGCGGCAAACAGCAGACGGTGGAATCCCCGGACCTGCTGGCTTCCCAAGCCCGGCAGGAAGCCGTGGATCTGGGTTCTCTTTCCTCCCTCACTTCCGCGGAGAAAAAGGCGTATTCCAGCACCTCCAAGCTGGACAAAAATCTGAGCCCGGGCATGGAACGGCAGGTGCGTTATCACTTCGTGAAGTACTCGCGCGAACGCCGGGGAACCATGGAAAACTTCCTGCGAAACAGCATTCCCTATCTGAACTACACCAAGAGCGTGTTCCGTTCCCGCGGACTCCCCGAAGATCTCGCCTATCTCGCCTATCTGGAAAGCGGATACAATCCCATGGCCGTGTCCCGCTCCAACGCCGTGGGCATGTGGCAGTTCATTTCCTCCACGGGCCGTTCCTACGGCCTGCGTCAGGACTGGTGGATGGACGAACGTCGCGATCCGTACCGCTCCACCGAAGCGGCGGCAAGCTACCTCGCCCGCCTCTACGACATTTTCCACGACTGGCATCTCGCCGTGGCTTCCTACAACGGCGGCGAAGGCAAGATAGGCCGCGCCAAGGAAGCGACGGGTGCCAATAAGCTCCACGAGATCATTCAGAAAAACGACACCCTCGACTACAAGCTCCAGCTTCGCGAGGAAACGGCGCTCTACGTGCCCCGCTTCCTTGCCATTTCCAAGATCATGCGCAACGCCGAAACGCTGGGACTTCAGCCTTCCTCGCCCGACGACGAGCATCCCGTGCTGCTTCCCGTGTCTCCGGTATCGGTCAGATCCGCCACCGACCTTGTGGAGCTGAGCCGTCGCCTCGGCATGAACTGGAAGGAATTTCAGGCCTATAATCCGCATTTTCTGCGCTCCATCTCTCCTGCGGGACGCACGTCCACCGCGTACGTGCCGCGCAACAAGGAAGCTCTTGCCAGACGCGTGCTGAGCGGCACGGTTTCCGGAGCCGGCTGGCGCTACTACACCGTGCGCCGCGGCGACACCTACGCCAAGGTGAGCTCCCGCACCGGCGTGCCCGCTTCCGTCATCAGGCAGCTCAATCCCGGATCGCTGAAGCGCGGCAGTCAGCTGCGGTTGCCCGCCAACGGCAGGAACCTGCCCGCCGTCGTGCCCGCCGCGCCTTCGCGCGACACGGCCATCGCTTCCAATTCCGGCCGTCGCACGTCCGTGAGCGCGTCCAAGGGCGGCGATCACGCCTCCAGCGCGCTGGCCGAGCTCAAGGGACGTCGTGCCTCCGTGCGCAGCGTGCCCGCCACCTACAAGGTGCAGAGCGGCGACACGCTCACGGCCATCGCCCGCAAGTACGACATGGATCTCGACGATCTGTACGCGGCCAACGGCGGAGCCGACAAGCTGGACACCCTGAGAGTCGGACAGGTCATTCGTCTTTCGGCGCCCGTCGCCGTGGCGTCCAAGTCCGCGCCCGCAAGGCGCTCCGCGCCGAGCCTCGCCTCGCACACGGTGCAGTCCGGCGAAACCGCCTACGCCATTTCGCGCAAGTACAACATCACCTTTGCCGAACTTGCCGCCGTCAACGGCGGCGCGGAGGCCCTCGGCAGTCTCTCTCCCGGCCAGGTGCTGAAGATTCCCGCCGGAAAGACCACCGCCGTGGCGCAGAACAACACGCGTCAGGCCTCTCCCGCGCGGCGTGTTCAGACGCAGGCTCCCGCGCGAAAGAGCGCGAGCAGCATTGCCGAATACAGCGTGCAGAACGGGGAAACTCTGTGGAGCATTTCCCGCAAGTTCAATATGAAGCCCATGGAGCTCCTGGCTCTCAACGGCATGGATCAGTCCACCCGCGTCAAGGTGGGCGATACCGTCAAGGTCATTCGCAATAAGTAG
- a CDS encoding PhoH family protein: MRVKSSYAETLAFDDAGLASQLFGPLNAHLELISDASGADLQTRGTELTVSDPRPAQRELLLNLFTQGYGLLRSGHTLRGEDLLQGYEELLRNPHADISKMFREASVIVSPRKSIVARNTAQRQYMELLRRNELVFATGPAGTGKTYLAVAMAISMLAAKRVKKIVLTRPAVEAGEKLGFLPGDMEDKVNPYLRPLYDALSDMLGPQGFAQKQEAGVIEVAPLAFMRGRTLNDAFLILDEAQNTTREQMKMFLTRMGFGSRVVVTGDVTQIDLPPVNRAFLREGEKEGETRSGLVHALKVLEGVRGVAFHHFHSSDVVRHPLVGRIVEAYDIYEKN; the protein is encoded by the coding sequence ATGCGTGTGAAATCGTCCTATGCGGAAACGCTGGCCTTCGACGACGCCGGTCTGGCCAGTCAGCTTTTCGGCCCCCTGAACGCCCATCTGGAACTGATATCCGACGCTTCCGGCGCGGATCTGCAGACGCGGGGCACGGAACTTACCGTGAGCGACCCGCGTCCGGCGCAGCGGGAACTGCTGCTCAATCTTTTTACGCAGGGGTACGGACTTCTGCGCAGCGGGCATACGCTGCGGGGCGAAGATCTTCTTCAGGGCTATGAGGAGCTTCTGCGCAATCCCCATGCCGACATCAGCAAGATGTTCCGCGAGGCGAGCGTCATCGTGTCTCCGCGCAAGAGCATCGTGGCGCGCAACACGGCGCAGCGGCAGTACATGGAGCTTCTGCGCCGCAACGAGCTTGTGTTCGCCACCGGCCCCGCGGGCACGGGCAAGACCTATCTGGCCGTGGCCATGGCCATTTCCATGCTTGCCGCGAAGCGCGTGAAGAAAATAGTGCTCACCAGGCCTGCGGTTGAGGCCGGAGAAAAGCTCGGCTTTCTGCCCGGCGACATGGAAGACAAGGTGAATCCCTACCTGCGCCCCCTCTACGACGCGCTCAGCGACATGCTCGGGCCGCAGGGCTTTGCCCAGAAGCAGGAGGCCGGAGTCATCGAAGTGGCCCCGCTGGCCTTCATGCGCGGCCGCACGCTCAACGACGCCTTCCTCATTCTCGACGAAGCGCAGAACACCACCCGCGAACAGATGAAGATGTTTCTCACCCGCATGGGCTTCGGTTCCCGCGTGGTGGTCACCGGCGACGTGACGCAGATAGACCTTCCTCCCGTGAACAGGGCCTTTCTGAGGGAAGGGGAAAAGGAAGGGGAAACCCGTTCCGGACTCGTGCATGCGCTGAAGGTGCTCGAAGGCGTGCGGGGCGTGGCCTTCCACCATTTCCACAGCTCCGACGTGGTTCGCCATCCGCTGGTGGGCCGTATCGTGGAAGCTTACGATATTTATGAAAAAAACTAG
- the ftsY gene encoding signal recognition particle-docking protein FtsY, whose product MGFFSAVKKFFSGGGHAGEADAARTEAPRDEAAQAAAEKSAESAQEDATSSAAQEPTAQEPSVGAPASEKAPEAQEDESAATAEEEPSREKAGTEVEEMTEPAEAAEVSKDPTPDAAPEKTVEEPKAEDAARAQDEDASAAAPAARSEEEEALTLALRQAEPKLSAWLAVVLDGVEEADELLWKRLAFLLRALETPENEAREFLDDFRGWLDRMEYHWLEDFRSELQYRLALALDMEDEEDERDRLFAKLQNGLARTRARFGQGLSALMAGHTELTAEFWDEMEELFIMADMGAEPSLALVRRLKDRARAEGVTTPDGLMPLLEQEVEAIFKTPRRISAVHPPEVILMVGVNGVGKTTTIAKLAYRAKMQGKKVLIAAADTFRAAAVEQLEVWARRIGADFHAKGMGADPAAVAFEAMDKAMQGGYDVLFIDTAGRLHTKSNLMDELHKIRMVVERKLPGAPHRTILVIDATTGQNALQQTKMFKDTSGVNEIILTKLDGTAKGGVALAVASQFELPITFVGLGEKMEDLRPFDPHDFARALLGRDE is encoded by the coding sequence ATGGGATTTTTCTCCGCCGTTAAAAAGTTTTTCTCCGGAGGCGGTCATGCCGGAGAGGCCGACGCCGCCAGAACCGAGGCTCCCAGAGACGAGGCGGCGCAGGCTGCCGCGGAAAAGTCGGCCGAATCTGCGCAGGAAGACGCGACGTCTTCAGCAGCGCAGGAGCCGACGGCGCAGGAACCGTCTGTAGGAGCTCCGGCCTCGGAAAAAGCGCCGGAAGCGCAGGAGGACGAATCTGCGGCGACGGCAGAAGAAGAGCCTTCCAGGGAGAAGGCTGGCACCGAAGTCGAAGAGATGACGGAGCCTGCCGAAGCTGCGGAAGTTTCAAAAGATCCGACGCCCGATGCCGCGCCGGAAAAGACGGTTGAAGAGCCGAAGGCTGAGGATGCGGCCCGGGCGCAGGATGAGGATGCCTCTGCCGCTGCGCCGGCGGCGCGTTCCGAAGAGGAAGAAGCCCTCACGCTGGCTTTGCGTCAGGCGGAGCCCAAGCTCTCCGCGTGGCTGGCCGTGGTGCTGGACGGCGTGGAGGAGGCGGACGAGCTTCTGTGGAAGCGCCTTGCCTTTCTGCTCCGCGCGCTGGAAACTCCGGAAAACGAAGCCCGCGAGTTTCTGGACGACTTCCGCGGCTGGCTCGACCGCATGGAATATCATTGGCTGGAGGACTTCAGGTCGGAACTTCAGTATCGTCTGGCCCTTGCCCTCGACATGGAGGACGAGGAAGATGAACGCGACCGGCTGTTTGCCAAGCTGCAGAACGGTCTTGCGCGCACCCGCGCCCGCTTCGGACAGGGGCTTTCCGCGCTTATGGCCGGGCATACCGAGCTCACCGCGGAATTCTGGGATGAAATGGAAGAGCTGTTCATCATGGCCGACATGGGCGCGGAGCCCTCGCTGGCCCTGGTGCGTCGCCTGAAGGATCGTGCCCGCGCGGAGGGCGTGACCACGCCCGACGGGCTCATGCCGCTGCTGGAACAGGAAGTGGAGGCCATTTTCAAAACGCCCCGGCGCATCTCCGCGGTGCATCCGCCGGAAGTCATTCTCATGGTGGGCGTGAACGGCGTGGGCAAGACCACCACCATCGCCAAGCTGGCCTATCGGGCCAAGATGCAGGGCAAGAAGGTGCTCATTGCCGCGGCCGACACCTTCCGTGCGGCGGCTGTGGAACAGCTCGAAGTGTGGGCCCGGCGCATCGGCGCGGACTTCCACGCCAAGGGCATGGGGGCCGATCCTGCGGCCGTGGCCTTTGAGGCCATGGACAAGGCCATGCAGGGCGGCTACGACGTGCTGTTCATCGACACGGCCGGACGTCTGCACACCAAGTCCAACCTCATGGACGAACTGCACAAGATTCGCATGGTGGTGGAACGCAAGCTCCCCGGAGCGCCGCACCGCACCATTCTCGTCATCGACGCCACCACGGGCCAGAACGCGCTTCAGCAGACCAAAATGTTCAAGGACACGAGCGGCGTGAACGAAATCATCCTCACCAAGCTCGACGGCACGGCCAAGGGCGGCGTGGCGCTGGCCGTGGCCAGTCAGTTCGAGCTGCCCATCACCTTTGTGGGCCTCGGCGAAAAAATGGAGGATCTGCGTCCGTTCGATCCGCACGACTTTGCGCGTGCGCTGCTCGGCAGAGACGAATAG
- a CDS encoding YggS family pyridoxal phosphate-dependent enzyme codes for MTLLEERWRGVLDGMAEAVRRAGREQGSVRLVAVSKFHPASDIAELCRLGQKDFGENYIQEARAKQAELADLDIRWHAIGPVQTNKAKDVAGRFALLHTLDREELARALSRRLPEGATQDALIQVNIGEEPQKSGVHPADLAGLFEQLLQDDLISAEGPGLRVLGLMCLPPRCGEGEAARPYFARLRELRDDMVRRFGLPLPELSMGMSGDYHEAVEEGATIIRVGTEIFGPRPVKM; via the coding sequence ATGACATTGCTGGAAGAACGCTGGAGAGGAGTGCTGGACGGCATGGCCGAAGCCGTGCGCAGGGCCGGACGCGAACAGGGAAGCGTGCGCCTTGTGGCGGTGTCGAAATTTCATCCCGCGTCGGACATCGCCGAGCTCTGCCGTCTCGGCCAGAAGGATTTCGGAGAAAACTACATTCAGGAAGCCCGCGCCAAGCAGGCGGAACTTGCGGATCTCGACATCCGCTGGCACGCCATAGGCCCGGTGCAGACCAACAAGGCCAAGGACGTGGCCGGCCGCTTTGCGCTGCTGCACACGCTCGATCGCGAAGAGCTCGCGCGCGCCCTGTCGCGTCGTCTGCCGGAAGGCGCAACGCAGGACGCGCTCATTCAGGTGAACATCGGCGAGGAGCCGCAGAAATCCGGCGTGCATCCCGCCGATCTGGCCGGACTTTTCGAGCAGCTTCTGCAGGATGATCTCATAAGCGCCGAAGGGCCCGGACTCCGGGTGCTCGGCCTCATGTGCCTGCCGCCCCGCTGCGGCGAGGGCGAGGCCGCGAGACCGTACTTTGCGCGTCTGCGAGAACTGCGCGACGACATGGTGCGTCGTTTCGGCCTGCCGCTGCCCGAGCTTTCCATGGGCATGTCCGGCGACTATCACGAAGCCGTGGAGGAAGGAGCCACCATCATCCGCGTGGGCACGGAAATTTTCGGCCCGCGTCCGGTGAAGATGTAG
- a CDS encoding DUF6672 family protein — MRELPNRRRVILKHVLVNCVLVLLLIGLGAWCYVQGKTYKLSLGNYAFTGQDGQEHPALEAVEVFIDDKEPVFLLEDDSGTGEATGRQHTMVIKLLDENDKPIESRTLKFSVADLDDDLDVNVAEFWLRAK, encoded by the coding sequence ATGAGAGAGCTCCCCAACCGCAGACGCGTCATTCTCAAGCATGTTCTCGTCAACTGCGTGCTTGTTCTGCTGCTCATCGGTCTCGGCGCGTGGTGCTACGTGCAGGGCAAGACCTACAAGCTTTCGCTCGGCAACTACGCCTTCACCGGTCAGGACGGCCAGGAACATCCGGCGCTGGAAGCCGTGGAAGTGTTCATCGACGACAAGGAGCCCGTGTTCCTGCTGGAAGACGACAGCGGCACCGGCGAAGCCACGGGACGACAGCACACCATGGTCATCAAGCTCCTGGACGAAAACGACAAGCCCATCGAAAGCCGCACCCTCAAGTTCAGCGTGGCGGATCTCGACGACGATCTGGACGTGAACGTGGCCGAATTCTGGCTGCGGGCCAAATAA
- a CDS encoding HDIG domain-containing metalloprotein, protein MKKTRKISPVSVSQLWGHSRSMFMHHHHDWGLLSLAAALVFISLLCAIQPGRTARVVYPAGEIAAHDVVSDRDLLVEDPQATQLRRDRALALQPMVFDIDKKAIESFREESLGLIDEINKRGLDNAGLENVRRAFNERHLSDVSAAAFRQLTASYVQEYLLGTLIPWMESTLSNGVIADMRQIANTDNAVIVRDLDSGTEVLRTQAGGLKDLRSFQVALGRKLRAEDKLSSRAKVVLQEVMPLMVVPSLAVNQEVTSQRNEEMLAAVEPVFYKVQPGEVLVRAGDMVTHEQQIKLQALFRATPGVVDWHVFGGCVVLGLFLLLGLFITPSGNKGTVLRTKDQNLIALLLVFFGGTAWCTMYVLVEAASASTAHVLAFAFPVAGGTGMAALIFAARRYCTVGLVLSFFATVIFRGEIALFFFYFMSSMTNTWLVLRAQNRQDVVWGSVPLLIWMLMTGVGAALFIHLEWAQLPFLLLALICNAVGSLFLLFALSPVLEMLMGYTTRFRMMELMNLEHPLLQELMMTVPGTYHHSLVVSNLVEAGAAAIGANSLLCKVGALYHDIGKISRPEYFVENQFGGPNPHDKLSPAMSALILFSHVKQGAELAEEYHLGREITDIIVQHHGTRGAMYFYNKAQQMGENPRLQDYSYPGPRPQSKEAAIVMLADSVEASSRTLVDPTPARIRAHVTKIVKGVYAEGQLDESDLTFRDLNKLIDSFVRGITGLFHQRIAYPEEKPDPHKNGRKNEECRKDEAEELRPEWVIEPGRAKEKREKGAQTERAAEQGACGSAAECARPCDRGATAKAAPEGNATSGGTASGSAAAGHAPSCDAPAPGNESAPGDAAAGEAAATDGESADSPEKDA, encoded by the coding sequence ATGAAAAAAACTAGGAAGATATCTCCGGTAAGCGTTTCCCAGCTCTGGGGACATTCCCGTTCCATGTTCATGCACCATCACCACGACTGGGGACTTTTGTCTCTGGCGGCGGCACTGGTGTTCATTTCTCTTCTGTGCGCCATCCAGCCCGGCAGAACGGCCCGCGTGGTGTATCCCGCCGGAGAGATCGCCGCGCACGACGTGGTTTCCGACAGGGATCTGCTCGTCGAGGATCCGCAGGCCACGCAGCTGCGCCGCGATCGGGCGCTGGCGCTCCAGCCCATGGTCTTCGACATCGACAAGAAGGCCATCGAGAGCTTCCGGGAGGAAAGTCTCGGTCTCATCGACGAAATCAACAAGCGCGGGCTGGACAACGCCGGTCTGGAAAACGTGCGCCGCGCCTTCAACGAACGGCATCTCTCCGACGTCTCGGCCGCTGCCTTCCGGCAGCTGACGGCCTCCTACGTGCAGGAATATCTTCTGGGCACGCTCATTCCGTGGATGGAGTCCACGCTGTCCAACGGCGTCATTGCCGACATGCGTCAGATAGCCAACACCGACAACGCCGTCATCGTGCGCGATCTGGACAGCGGCACGGAAGTGCTGCGCACGCAGGCCGGAGGCCTCAAGGATCTGCGTTCGTTCCAGGTGGCGCTGGGACGAAAACTGCGCGCCGAGGACAAGCTCAGTTCCCGCGCCAAGGTCGTGCTTCAGGAAGTCATGCCGCTCATGGTGGTGCCTTCACTCGCCGTGAATCAGGAAGTGACCAGTCAGCGCAACGAGGAAATGCTCGCCGCCGTGGAGCCCGTGTTCTACAAGGTGCAGCCCGGCGAAGTGCTGGTGCGCGCCGGCGACATGGTGACCCACGAACAGCAGATAAAGCTGCAGGCGCTCTTCCGCGCCACCCCCGGCGTGGTGGACTGGCACGTGTTCGGCGGCTGCGTGGTGCTGGGACTTTTCCTGCTGCTCGGCCTGTTCATCACGCCGAGCGGCAACAAGGGCACGGTGCTGCGCACCAAGGATCAGAACCTCATTGCGCTGCTGCTCGTGTTTTTCGGCGGCACGGCGTGGTGTACCATGTACGTTCTGGTGGAGGCGGCTTCGGCCTCCACGGCGCACGTGCTGGCCTTCGCCTTTCCGGTGGCGGGCGGCACGGGCATGGCCGCGCTTATTTTCGCCGCGCGCCGCTACTGCACCGTGGGGCTCGTGCTCTCGTTCTTCGCCACGGTCATTTTCCGCGGCGAAATCGCGCTGTTCTTCTTCTATTTCATGTCGTCCATGACCAACACCTGGCTTGTGCTGCGGGCGCAGAACAGGCAGGACGTGGTCTGGGGCAGCGTTCCGCTGCTCATCTGGATGCTCATGACCGGCGTCGGCGCGGCGCTGTTCATCCATCTGGAATGGGCGCAGCTTCCCTTCCTGCTGCTCGCGCTCATCTGCAACGCCGTGGGTTCGCTGTTTCTGCTCTTCGCTCTCAGCCCCGTGCTGGAAATGCTCATGGGCTACACCACCCGCTTCCGCATGATGGAGCTCATGAATCTGGAACATCCGCTGCTTCAGGAACTCATGATGACGGTGCCCGGCACGTATCATCACTCGCTGGTGGTCTCCAACCTCGTGGAGGCCGGAGCCGCGGCCATCGGAGCCAACAGCCTGCTGTGCAAGGTGGGCGCGCTCTATCACGACATCGGCAAGATTTCCCGCCCCGAATATTTCGTGGAAAATCAGTTCGGCGGCCCCAATCCGCACGACAAGCTCTCGCCCGCCATGAGCGCGCTCATCCTCTTCTCCCACGTCAAGCAGGGCGCGGAACTTGCGGAGGAATATCACCTCGGCCGCGAGATCACCGACATCATCGTGCAGCATCACGGCACGCGCGGAGCCATGTATTTTTACAACAAGGCTCAGCAGATGGGCGAAAATCCGCGCCTTCAGGACTATTCCTATCCCGGCCCGCGCCCGCAGAGCAAGGAAGCCGCCATCGTCATGCTGGCCGACTCCGTGGAGGCGTCGAGCCGCACGCTGGTCGATCCCACGCCCGCCCGCATCCGGGCCCACGTCACCAAGATAGTGAAGGGCGTGTACGCCGAAGGGCAGCTCGATGAATCCGACCTGACCTTCCGCGACCTGAACAAGCTCATCGACAGCTTCGTGCGCGGCATCACGGGACTTTTTCATCAGCGCATCGCCTACCCCGAGGAAAAGCCCGATCCCCACAAGAACGGCCGCAAAAACGAGGAGTGCCGCAAGGACGAAGCCGAGGAGCTGCGTCCGGAATGGGTGATCGAACCCGGCCGCGCGAAGGAAAAGCGGGAGAAGGGCGCGCAGACGGAGCGCGCGGCGGAGCAGGGCGCCTGCGGCAGTGCCGCGGAATGCGCCAGGCCCTGCGACCGCGGAGCGACCGCCAAGGCTGCCCCGGAAGGCAACGCAACTTCCGGCGGCACGGCGTCGGGCAGCGCAGCGGCGGGCCATGCGCCGTCGTGCGACGCCCCGGCCCCCGGCAATGAATCGGCCCCCGGCGATGCCGCCGCGGGCGAAGCTGCGGCGACCGACGGAGAAAGTGCGGACAGCCCGGAGAAGGACGCATGA
- a CDS encoding RNA methyltransferase, protein MENFLPGMKPVLELLEREPEKVDMVYVRKGRASAESSRLLDLCREYGVRFSLVNDDTLSRMAAHAGHQGVIARLRDAAFTPWETFLEQAAHAPLPLMVALDQVQDPGNVGTLARTLFAMGGAGLILPKHNSAFLGPGARRSAAGALERLPITQVVNLSRAVKEAREAGFVTCAAQKVDNSVNPLTEKLPLPALLVLGNEDKGVRPGVLKHCECSLCIPFRREFDSLNVAQAGAILISCFARSLEL, encoded by the coding sequence ATGGAAAATTTTTTGCCGGGCATGAAGCCCGTGCTGGAGCTTCTGGAACGCGAGCCGGAGAAGGTGGACATGGTGTATGTGCGCAAGGGACGCGCCAGCGCCGAAAGTTCCCGGCTGCTTGATCTGTGTCGTGAGTACGGCGTGCGCTTCTCCCTCGTGAACGACGACACGCTCTCGCGCATGGCCGCCCATGCGGGACATCAGGGCGTCATTGCGCGCCTGCGCGACGCCGCGTTCACGCCGTGGGAAACCTTTCTGGAACAGGCCGCGCACGCGCCTCTGCCGCTCATGGTGGCGCTCGATCAGGTGCAGGATCCCGGCAACGTGGGCACGCTGGCCCGCACGCTCTTTGCCATGGGCGGCGCCGGACTCATTCTGCCGAAGCACAACAGCGCCTTTCTCGGCCCCGGCGCCCGTCGTTCCGCCGCTGGCGCGCTGGAACGCCTGCCCATCACGCAGGTGGTCAATCTTTCCCGCGCGGTGAAGGAAGCCCGGGAGGCCGGATTCGTGACCTGCGCTGCGCAGAAGGTGGACAACAGCGTGAATCCGCTCACGGAAAAGCTGCCGCTGCCCGCCCTGCTGGTGCTCGGCAACGAAGACAAGGGCGTGCGCCCCGGCGTGCTCAAGCACTGCGAATGCAGCCTGTGCATCCCCTTCCGGCGCGAGTTCGACTCCCTCAACGTGGCGCAGGCCGGAGCCATTCTCATTTCCTGCTTCGCTCGCTCGCTGGAGCTCTGA
- the ybeY gene encoding rRNA maturation RNase YbeY, whose protein sequence is MNGPRAAEQSSVAPEELPVQLIVAGDGDIASVNLRNLGCFGPTNILSFPGEAGELGTLFLSADTLERECVLYGQDPETHAKRLLAHGMGHISGFDHGPEMDAFCEYLEESCPLPAETRE, encoded by the coding sequence ATGAACGGGCCCCGCGCGGCCGAACAGTCGAGCGTTGCCCCGGAAGAGCTTCCCGTACAGCTCATCGTGGCGGGCGACGGCGACATCGCTTCCGTGAATCTCCGCAATCTCGGCTGCTTTGGCCCCACCAACATTTTGAGCTTTCCCGGCGAAGCGGGCGAGCTCGGCACGCTTTTTCTCAGCGCCGACACGCTGGAGCGCGAATGCGTGCTCTACGGTCAGGACCCGGAAACGCACGCGAAACGCCTGCTCGCGCACGGCATGGGACACATTTCGGGTTTCGATCACGGCCCGGAGATGGACGCGTTCTGCGAGTATCTGGAAGAATCCTGTCCGCTTCCGGCAGAGACGCGGGAATAG
- the era gene encoding GTPase Era, with product MTRIQNEHRCGWVALMGPPNAGKSTLLNALLGQKISIVTSKPQTTRSRVVGIMSEPGAQVIFMDTPGVNHSRQQQRGHLSKMMSQAAWQSMAAAHAVMLVLDSELYIRRPEFLERDIQSLRDALAEDERPLLVVVNKVDLFHDKSRMLPLLVTLQEYFPKAEIFPMSALTKDGLDDLKKIIVNMMPEGDSQFPEDQLSTAPTRFLAAEIVREKVFERLRQEVPYTTAVDIEAWEEDPERDLTVIHAVIFVQRPSHKAMVIGRAGATIKEIGTEARRDIQKLIGGKVHLQLWVKVKDNWAEDTELLHDLGFENE from the coding sequence ATGACCAGAATACAGAATGAACACCGTTGCGGCTGGGTGGCGCTCATGGGCCCGCCCAATGCCGGAAAGTCCACGCTGCTCAACGCTCTGCTGGGTCAGAAGATCAGCATTGTGACCTCCAAGCCGCAGACCACGCGCAGCCGCGTGGTGGGCATCATGTCGGAACCGGGCGCGCAGGTCATTTTCATGGACACCCCCGGCGTGAACCACTCGCGTCAGCAGCAGCGCGGTCATCTGAGCAAGATGATGAGTCAGGCCGCGTGGCAGAGCATGGCCGCCGCCCACGCCGTGATGCTGGTGCTCGACTCCGAGCTCTACATCCGCAGACCGGAATTTCTCGAACGCGACATCCAGTCGCTGCGCGACGCGCTGGCGGAAGACGAGCGCCCGCTGCTCGTGGTGGTGAACAAGGTCGATCTGTTCCATGACAAGTCCCGCATGCTGCCGCTTCTGGTGACGCTTCAGGAATATTTCCCGAAGGCGGAAATCTTCCCCATGTCGGCCCTGACCAAGGACGGACTCGACGATCTCAAGAAGATCATCGTGAACATGATGCCTGAGGGCGACTCCCAGTTCCCGGAGGATCAGCTTTCCACCGCGCCCACGCGCTTTCTCGCCGCGGAAATCGTGCGCGAAAAGGTGTTTGAGCGGCTGCGTCAGGAAGTGCCGTACACCACCGCCGTGGACATCGAAGCTTGGGAGGAGGATCCGGAACGCGATCTCACCGTCATTCACGCGGTGATCTTCGTGCAGCGTCCTTCGCACAAGGCCATGGTCATCGGTCGTGCGGGAGCCACCATCAAGGAAATCGGCACGGAGGCCCGGCGCGACATTCAGAAGCTCATCGGCGGCAAGGTTCATCTGCAGCTGTGGGTGAAGGTGAAGGACAACTGGGCCGAGGACACCGAACTGCTCCACGACCTCGGATTTGAAAACGAATAA